One window of the Synechococcus sp. CC9311 genome contains the following:
- a CDS encoding PLP-dependent aspartate aminotransferase family protein gives MQRPVPEPATATRAIHHGESFASETGTVMPPIYATSTFEHGNPGGFDYTRSGNPNFRILEGVLASVEACSHATVFGSGVSAITAIVSTLSQGDLVLCEENLYGCTVRLFEQVFAKFGVRTEWVDFTTPNAVARIEKQRPAMVWLESPTNPLLKVIDLDAVCSAASAAGVPVVVDNTFATALVQRPLALGATLSLTSTTKYINGHSDALGGVVCTDNPSWHQKMVFAQKALGLMPSPFDCWLITRGIKTLPLRLNQQMANAAAVADHLASHPAVSWVRYPGRDDHPQRAVALRQMNGGGAIVTIGLNANREQVYAICKALRWFTMAESLGGVESLICHPATMTHAAVSSEIKAALGISDGLIRLSLGCEDISDLLIDLDHALTLLP, from the coding sequence TTGCAGCGTCCTGTCCCAGAACCGGCGACAGCCACCCGGGCCATTCACCATGGCGAAAGCTTCGCCAGCGAAACCGGCACGGTGATGCCACCCATCTACGCCACATCCACCTTTGAGCATGGCAACCCGGGCGGATTCGATTACACCCGCTCTGGCAACCCCAATTTCCGCATCCTTGAGGGCGTTTTGGCCTCTGTTGAGGCGTGCAGCCACGCCACGGTGTTTGGTTCGGGAGTAAGCGCGATTACCGCGATTGTCTCCACCCTGAGCCAGGGAGATCTGGTGCTCTGCGAAGAGAACCTCTACGGCTGCACCGTGCGCTTGTTCGAGCAAGTGTTTGCCAAGTTCGGGGTGCGCACCGAATGGGTTGATTTCACCACTCCCAATGCTGTAGCCCGCATCGAGAAGCAGCGGCCGGCGATGGTCTGGCTGGAGAGTCCCACCAACCCACTGCTCAAGGTGATTGACCTCGATGCGGTCTGCAGCGCAGCAAGCGCCGCCGGCGTGCCCGTCGTCGTGGACAACACGTTCGCCACCGCCTTGGTTCAACGCCCTTTGGCACTCGGCGCCACCCTCTCACTCACCAGCACCACGAAATACATCAACGGGCATTCGGATGCCCTCGGTGGTGTGGTTTGCACCGATAATCCCAGCTGGCATCAAAAAATGGTGTTTGCCCAAAAAGCATTGGGGCTGATGCCCTCACCCTTCGACTGTTGGCTGATCACCCGGGGCATCAAAACGCTGCCCCTGCGCCTGAACCAACAGATGGCGAATGCGGCTGCGGTGGCGGATCACTTGGCATCCCATCCCGCTGTGTCTTGGGTGCGCTACCCCGGGCGAGACGATCATCCGCAGAGGGCTGTGGCCTTGCGCCAAATGAACGGAGGTGGAGCGATCGTGACGATTGGATTAAATGCGAACCGTGAACAGGTCTATGCCATATGCAAAGCCCTGCGTTGGTTCACGATGGCCGAAAGCCTTGGCGGAGTTGAGAGCTTGATCTGCCATCCAGCCACCATGACCCACGCCGCCGTTTCTTCCGAGATCAAAGCAGCCCTAGGAATCAGCGACGGACTGATTCGTCTATCCCTTGGCTGCGAAGACATCAGTGACCTGTTGATCGATCTTGATCACGCGCTCACCCTGCTTCCGTGA
- a CDS encoding DUF1651 domain-containing protein has product MGCFADVGVEGWLTDRCGYWAMRFHRDEQSDENDPRIFVDYGRGMPNGQSAFLKSRKHLPRKDAETQWNRLIEIGWTQVPPVWGQGIEP; this is encoded by the coding sequence ATGGGTTGCTTCGCCGATGTTGGTGTGGAGGGTTGGTTGACCGATCGCTGTGGTTACTGGGCAATGCGCTTTCATAGGGATGAGCAGTCTGATGAGAATGATCCTCGTATTTTTGTGGATTATGGAAGGGGGATGCCGAACGGACAGTCCGCCTTTTTGAAGAGCAGAAAACATCTGCCACGAAAGGATGCAGAGACGCAATGGAATCGATTGATTGAAATCGGTTGGACGCAGGTTCCACCTGTTTGGGGTCAAGGTATTGAGCCATAA
- the rpsD gene encoding 30S ribosomal protein S4, translating into MSRYRGPRLRITRRLGDLPGLTRKAAKRSYPPGQHGQARRKRSEYAIRLEEKQKLRFNYGVSERQLVRYVKKARAQEGSTGTNLLKLLENRLDNVCFRIGFGPTVPGARQLVNHGHVTVNGRVTDIASYQCKAGDVIAIRERKCSKLLAEANLQFPGLANVPPHLELDKPKLSAKVIGRAEREWVALEINELLVVEYYSRKV; encoded by the coding sequence ATGTCCAGATACCGCGGCCCTCGCCTGAGGATCACGCGGCGCTTGGGAGACCTTCCAGGTCTCACCCGGAAGGCCGCAAAACGGTCCTATCCACCCGGTCAGCACGGCCAAGCCCGTCGCAAGCGCTCCGAATACGCAATCCGCTTAGAAGAAAAGCAAAAGCTTCGCTTCAACTACGGCGTTTCTGAACGTCAACTCGTGCGCTACGTGAAGAAAGCGCGTGCTCAGGAAGGTTCAACAGGAACCAACCTGCTCAAACTGCTCGAGAATCGTCTCGACAATGTTTGCTTCCGCATTGGATTTGGTCCAACCGTGCCAGGCGCCCGCCAGCTGGTGAACCATGGCCACGTCACCGTGAATGGACGGGTCACCGACATCGCCAGTTATCAGTGCAAGGCTGGTGATGTGATCGCTATACGCGAACGCAAGTGCAGCAAACTGCTTGCCGAAGCGAATCTTCAATTCCCAGGACTGGCCAACGTGCCTCCTCACCTTGAGCTCGACAAACCCAAGCTCAGCGCCAAAGTGATTGGCCGTGCTGAACGCGAATGGGTAGCCCTTGAGATCAACGAACTCCTGGTTGTGGAGTACTACTCCAGAAAGGTCTGA
- the yidD gene encoding membrane protein insertion efficiency factor YidD: MHESTILSAGSTNPFNRIVSAVMLALIELYRRWISPLIGPRCRFIPTCSAYGIEAIQRHGPWRGGWLTLRRLLRCHPFTPCGCDPVPD; this comes from the coding sequence ATGCACGAATCAACCATCCTATCTGCCGGCAGCACCAATCCTTTCAATCGAATTGTCAGTGCGGTGATGCTTGCGCTGATCGAGTTGTATCGCCGTTGGATTTCCCCCTTGATCGGCCCTCGCTGTCGGTTCATTCCAACCTGCAGTGCTTACGGTATCGAGGCGATTCAGCGCCATGGCCCTTGGCGTGGTGGTTGGTTAACCCTGCGTCGTTTGCTGCGCTGTCATCCCTTTACCCCCTGCGGCTGTGACCCCGTCCCCGATTGA
- a CDS encoding glutaredoxin family protein: protein MTPSPIDSRRLILYSRAGCCLCEGLEQRLRDLNLEHDIDPLTLVVVDIDAPDCAASLRARFDLEVPVLVLGDTELPRVSPRLSGDGLRNWLQRVCATAAGSD from the coding sequence GTGACCCCGTCCCCGATTGATTCACGGCGATTAATTCTCTACAGCAGGGCTGGTTGTTGCCTCTGTGAGGGGCTCGAACAGCGTTTGCGAGATCTCAACCTTGAACACGACATCGATCCTCTGACACTCGTTGTGGTGGACATTGACGCTCCCGACTGTGCAGCGTCTCTGCGAGCGCGTTTTGACCTTGAGGTTCCAGTTTTAGTCCTAGGAGATACGGAGCTTCCGCGCGTGTCTCCCAGGCTGAGTGGGGATGGATTACGCAATTGGTTGCAGCGGGTTTGCGCCACTGCGGCAGGTTCGGATTAG
- a CDS encoding UDP-N-acetylmuramoyl-L-alanyl-D-glutamate--2,6-diaminopimelate ligase: protein MTQRLHALLHSVGLPVPQGLSDAVIESITCDSRCVGPGSVFIGLPGGRVDGGSFWPKALVDGASAVLIGSAAAATLPPEQSDAVLVVPDPVARWAGELAAAFWNHPSERIGLIGVTGTNGKTTTTHLIEHLSSACGRPSALFGTLLNRWPGHSVTATHTTAVADRLQAQLAEAYAAGAQLTAMEVSSHALDQHRVAGCRFSGAVFTNLTQDHLDYHETMASYFEAKARLFAPPLVADQGAQFVVNIDDPWGKHLAERLGDRCWRSSLSEGSAHAELTMSDLVMGSSGVEGRLLSPLGEGSFQSPLLGRFNVMNLLQAVGVLLQQGLPLEALLEAISTFRGVPGRMERVVVDGKGGELPTVLVDYAHTPDGLSSALNACRPFADGKLICVFGCGGDRDRGKRSQMAAIAAELADAVVVTSDNPRTEDPQQILNDVVEGIPSGTALTVMLDRAEAIAGAIKDAGSHDLVLIAGKGHEDYQILGTQKVHFDDREQALKALQDKLIF from the coding sequence ATGACCCAGAGACTCCACGCCCTGCTTCATTCGGTGGGTTTGCCTGTGCCCCAGGGGTTGTCTGATGCAGTGATCGAATCGATCACCTGTGATTCCCGTTGCGTTGGCCCTGGGAGTGTGTTTATCGGTCTTCCTGGCGGGCGTGTGGATGGAGGAAGCTTTTGGCCCAAGGCCCTTGTTGATGGGGCTTCCGCGGTCTTGATTGGCTCTGCGGCAGCAGCAACTCTGCCCCCTGAGCAAAGCGATGCGGTGCTGGTGGTGCCTGATCCGGTTGCTCGCTGGGCCGGTGAGTTGGCGGCAGCTTTTTGGAATCACCCAAGTGAGCGCATCGGGTTGATTGGGGTCACTGGCACCAATGGCAAAACCACTACCACCCATCTGATTGAACATTTGAGTTCGGCCTGTGGACGTCCTTCTGCTCTGTTTGGAACCCTTCTCAATCGCTGGCCTGGCCACAGCGTTACGGCGACACACACCACAGCCGTCGCGGATCGGCTGCAAGCTCAGCTCGCTGAGGCCTATGCCGCTGGAGCTCAGTTAACGGCCATGGAGGTGAGCTCCCATGCACTTGATCAGCATCGGGTGGCTGGATGTCGTTTTTCCGGCGCTGTGTTTACCAATCTCACGCAGGACCATCTCGATTACCACGAGACGATGGCGTCTTATTTCGAAGCCAAAGCTCGGCTTTTTGCACCACCTCTTGTGGCTGATCAGGGGGCTCAGTTTGTGGTCAATATTGATGATCCTTGGGGGAAACACTTAGCGGAGCGGTTGGGCGATCGCTGTTGGCGGAGTTCGTTATCTGAGGGTTCAGCGCATGCAGAACTGACCATGTCTGATTTGGTGATGGGCTCTTCTGGGGTCGAAGGCCGCCTGTTGAGTCCTTTGGGTGAGGGATCCTTCCAATCGCCTCTGCTAGGTCGCTTCAATGTGATGAACCTGTTGCAGGCGGTTGGAGTCTTGCTTCAGCAGGGTCTCCCTTTGGAGGCGCTTCTCGAAGCCATCAGTACATTCAGGGGCGTTCCTGGTCGGATGGAACGGGTGGTTGTGGACGGAAAGGGGGGAGAGCTGCCCACTGTCTTGGTGGATTACGCCCACACTCCAGATGGCTTAAGCAGCGCACTCAACGCCTGTCGGCCCTTTGCAGATGGCAAGCTGATTTGTGTGTTTGGCTGTGGTGGTGATAGAGATCGTGGCAAGCGTTCGCAGATGGCTGCGATTGCGGCAGAGCTTGCTGATGCTGTGGTGGTGACCTCTGATAATCCACGCACAGAAGATCCTCAACAAATCCTGAATGATGTTGTTGAGGGAATTCCTAGCGGCACTGCGTTAACGGTGATGCTCGACCGTGCTGAAGCCATTGCTGGTGCGATTAAGGATGCTGGCTCTCACGATCTTGTCCTCATTGCCGGTAAAGGTCATGAGGATTATCAAATTCTGGGGACCCAGAAAGTTCATTTTGATGACCGCGAACAAGCTCTAAAAGCACTGCAAGACAAGCTGATTTTTTAA
- the cax gene encoding calcium/proton exchanger, with protein sequence MHSNVNQTDDPIPKSLTSSFVDSGRWKFIPALTMLGLTQLASMQEWPTLICFIVSATGIIPIALLLSDATEEIAEHSGPTIGAICTAVFGNFAEFIIALSALRLGLIDVVKASITGAILSDLLLVTGVAMLVGGLKYSEQSFQETMVRTNGAAMTLAVMAMALPASLISTSGIDDPVAIHGLSMTVAVILIAIYVLTLIFSLATHSHLFDPQHIKNDATELPQEAAKSINLLPWIVQLILCTSLLAYQSESFVHFLEPATEQLGFSALFTGIIIIPIIGGFSEYVPAVKGAWKDQMDLPISLAMGSSLLVALLIAPALIIIGSLIGQPMNLDFTAFEVIALIFSVLIVNLVNMDAKSNWLEGVLLLGMFAIFGAAFYYYPS encoded by the coding sequence ATGCACTCAAACGTTAACCAAACCGACGACCCCATACCGAAAAGCCTCACTTCCTCCTTCGTAGACTCCGGGCGTTGGAAATTCATTCCAGCCCTCACAATGTTGGGGCTTACACAGTTGGCCTCAATGCAGGAATGGCCGACTCTCATTTGTTTCATTGTTTCAGCCACAGGCATCATTCCTATTGCGCTGCTACTAAGTGATGCAACTGAAGAAATTGCAGAGCATAGTGGGCCAACCATTGGAGCAATCTGCACTGCCGTCTTTGGGAATTTTGCGGAATTTATCATTGCCCTATCGGCCCTAAGACTTGGCCTCATTGATGTCGTCAAAGCAAGTATCACCGGAGCAATTCTTTCGGATCTGCTACTTGTTACAGGCGTAGCAATGCTTGTTGGAGGATTGAAATATAGCGAACAAAGTTTTCAAGAAACCATGGTTCGCACCAACGGAGCGGCCATGACATTAGCTGTCATGGCGATGGCCCTACCTGCGTCCCTCATTAGTACATCAGGGATTGATGATCCCGTTGCAATTCACGGTTTATCAATGACCGTTGCGGTGATTCTCATCGCTATTTACGTCTTAACTTTAATCTTTTCTCTTGCAACTCACAGCCATCTCTTTGACCCCCAACATATTAAAAACGATGCGACTGAGCTACCGCAAGAAGCGGCAAAAAGCATAAATCTATTGCCCTGGATCGTACAATTAATCCTTTGCACTTCACTTTTAGCCTATCAGTCTGAAAGCTTTGTTCACTTTTTAGAGCCTGCAACAGAGCAGCTTGGGTTTAGCGCCTTATTTACCGGAATCATCATTATTCCGATCATTGGAGGCTTTTCCGAGTATGTGCCTGCTGTAAAAGGTGCCTGGAAAGATCAGATGGATCTACCAATCTCGTTGGCAATGGGTTCCAGCTTGCTCGTTGCCCTACTCATCGCCCCAGCACTGATCATTATCGGATCTCTCATCGGCCAGCCCATGAATCTTGACTTCACAGCATTTGAAGTCATAGCCCTCATCTTTAGTGTCTTAATTGTGAATCTGGTCAATATGGATGCCAAATCCAATTGGCTTGAAGGTGTTCTCCTTTTAGGAATGTTCGCAATTTTTGGAGCAGCTTTTTACTACTATCCAAGTTAA
- a CDS encoding ABC transporter substrate-binding protein: MKKRAANHKSVLPVKLIATILRRSTLITFGLSLSIAATSAQQKDTQITSDSKNTILLGQSLPLSGPSAQIGKKYQAGAQAWFNEVNRQGGINGKKIRLISLDDQYEPELTISNTKTLLEKPNLLALFGYVGTPTTKEILPFIEERKVPLIAPLTGASILRDEKLKMVVNLRASYQMEIDKIVDSLVRNARQKIAIIYQDDAFGKDGLKSAESALKKHGLKPIATATVQRNSAKIQSALQVLISSQPNAIIIISTYVSSAALSRELLKRDVNAQIMNVSFVGTRALEQSLPVGLANGIGVSQVVPFPWDRWIPVVADYQRLMRVNNSSARFGFTSLEGFMAARLITEGIKKVQGPLTKESLIKSLKSIKKVDLGGFQLDLSSNNKQASDYVELTFFGAQQWEP; this comes from the coding sequence ATGAAAAAAAGAGCAGCAAATCACAAAAGCGTTTTACCAGTTAAGCTCATAGCAACAATTCTTCGTCGAAGTACCCTCATAACATTTGGGCTTAGTCTATCGATAGCTGCCACATCAGCCCAACAAAAAGACACCCAAATTACCTCTGATAGCAAGAATACGATCCTCCTAGGCCAATCCTTACCACTGAGCGGACCTTCGGCTCAAATAGGAAAAAAATATCAGGCCGGCGCCCAAGCATGGTTTAACGAAGTGAATCGACAGGGAGGAATCAACGGAAAAAAAATACGTTTGATCAGCCTTGACGACCAGTATGAGCCTGAACTGACCATCAGCAATACCAAAACACTGCTCGAGAAACCCAACCTTCTTGCTCTCTTTGGCTATGTAGGCACACCCACAACGAAAGAAATACTTCCATTCATTGAAGAAAGAAAAGTTCCCCTCATCGCCCCTCTAACAGGTGCCTCAATCCTGCGTGATGAAAAATTAAAAATGGTAGTGAACTTAAGAGCCAGCTATCAGATGGAAATAGATAAAATTGTTGACAGTCTTGTTCGTAATGCACGACAAAAAATAGCAATCATTTATCAGGATGATGCCTTTGGGAAAGATGGCCTGAAGTCTGCAGAATCAGCCCTGAAAAAGCATGGCCTGAAGCCAATTGCGACCGCAACCGTTCAAAGGAACTCTGCCAAAATCCAATCAGCACTTCAAGTGCTGATATCCAGCCAACCAAACGCCATTATCATCATCTCAACGTACGTGAGCTCGGCAGCGTTAAGCAGAGAGTTACTGAAAAGGGATGTTAATGCTCAGATCATGAATGTGTCTTTTGTTGGCACCAGAGCCCTGGAACAATCATTGCCTGTAGGGCTTGCCAATGGCATTGGGGTGAGCCAAGTGGTTCCCTTTCCTTGGGATCGCTGGATTCCAGTGGTCGCAGACTATCAACGGCTCATGCGCGTGAATAATTCTTCAGCTCGATTTGGTTTCACAAGCTTGGAAGGATTTATGGCTGCTAGATTAATCACCGAAGGCATCAAGAAGGTTCAAGGGCCACTTACAAAAGAGAGCCTAATCAAAAGCCTGAAGTCGATCAAAAAAGTAGATTTAGGAGGATTTCAGTTAGACTTATCAAGCAACAATAAGCAGGCAAGCGACTACGTTGAGCTCACATTTTTTGGGGCACAACAATGGGAGCCATAA
- a CDS encoding aminotransferase class V-fold PLP-dependent enzyme, with the protein MPPANSSTLRDLCPALGNKVYFNYGGQGPLPTPSLEAMTTSWQRIQELGPFTTDVWPYISAETNKTRALLGRMCGVAPHRLALTENVTSGCVLPLWGLPLKAGDRLLISDCEHPGVVAACHELARREHLEVDNLPVQQFRQGREAQHETDAGVLQALEDSLMPRTKVVVLSHLLWNTGQLMPIPAVADHLRQHAQQPFLLVDAAQSMGQIPVEAAAQAADIYAFTGHKWACGPEGLGGVALSERILNQANPTLIGWRSLRDETRAVIDDPEPFHHDSRRFEIATSCVPLMAGLRQSLRLLANEGNEQERLQTIQSVSSELWRQLKELPGTTPLLKGEPPAGLVSFQINDPSGQSPAEVVQILGRSGIWIRNLEEPICLRACTHITTKPNEISRFVDALEQLLSPNH; encoded by the coding sequence TTGCCCCCCGCAAACAGCAGTACCCTCCGCGATCTCTGTCCAGCACTGGGCAACAAGGTCTACTTCAACTACGGCGGTCAGGGCCCGTTGCCAACGCCTTCGCTAGAGGCCATGACCACAAGTTGGCAGCGCATCCAAGAACTGGGCCCCTTCACCACGGATGTATGGCCGTATATCAGTGCGGAAACAAACAAAACACGTGCGTTACTTGGTCGCATGTGTGGTGTGGCACCCCATCGCCTCGCACTCACCGAAAACGTCACCAGCGGTTGCGTTCTTCCCCTTTGGGGACTGCCCCTCAAAGCAGGTGATCGTCTTTTAATCAGTGATTGCGAGCACCCGGGAGTCGTCGCCGCATGCCATGAACTTGCCAGACGAGAGCATCTGGAAGTCGACAACCTCCCTGTTCAACAATTCAGACAAGGACGTGAGGCACAACACGAAACCGACGCTGGCGTCCTTCAAGCCTTGGAAGACTCCTTAATGCCACGTACCAAAGTAGTGGTGCTGTCCCATCTGCTCTGGAACACCGGACAGCTAATGCCAATCCCTGCGGTCGCAGACCATCTTCGTCAGCATGCTCAGCAACCATTTCTGCTCGTGGATGCAGCCCAAAGCATGGGGCAAATTCCTGTTGAAGCAGCAGCGCAGGCCGCTGATATTTATGCATTTACTGGGCACAAATGGGCCTGCGGACCCGAGGGACTAGGAGGCGTGGCCTTATCAGAAAGAATCCTCAATCAAGCCAATCCAACGCTCATTGGCTGGCGCAGCCTGCGCGATGAAACGCGCGCCGTCATCGATGATCCAGAACCGTTTCACCACGACAGCCGACGCTTTGAGATTGCAACGAGCTGCGTGCCACTGATGGCAGGGCTTCGTCAATCGTTGCGCTTATTGGCCAACGAGGGCAATGAGCAAGAGCGCCTCCAAACCATCCAATCCGTTAGCAGTGAACTGTGGAGGCAACTCAAGGAGCTTCCAGGAACCACTCCTTTGCTCAAGGGGGAACCGCCAGCAGGTTTGGTGAGCTTCCAAATCAACGATCCATCAGGGCAAAGTCCTGCTGAAGTCGTACAAATCCTCGGGAGAAGCGGAATCTGGATCCGCAACCTAGAAGAACCCATCTGCCTAAGAGCTTGTACGCACATCACCACCAAACCAAACGAGATCAGCCGATTCGTGGATGCTCTTGAACAACTACTATCCCCGAATCATTAA
- a CDS encoding DUF4079 domain-containing protein: MAAVDWLWILHPFLAVVLVYPLIGVVVRLAVQTRARRLQNQKLPATVGRDHSDLGRWLAAAVVVVVLIALSVVIGTKAPLAQFEGGLTRAIQLLLVLCGTIVSLLALWRCKRPGLRLAFSLITWAGVLGLGAQPEVWRLSDNPLTPGFWQSHYWAGVGVTGLMLFSLGARIEILRDIRIRRLHVTANVLAALLFLTQGLTGARDLLEIPLSWQKSTIYACDFNAKTCPSLDPNAQS, from the coding sequence ATGGCCGCCGTTGATTGGTTGTGGATCTTGCATCCTTTCCTTGCAGTCGTGTTGGTCTATCCGTTGATTGGCGTCGTGGTGCGCTTGGCAGTCCAGACGCGTGCACGTCGGCTCCAGAACCAGAAACTCCCCGCCACGGTGGGGCGTGATCACAGCGATCTGGGGCGTTGGCTCGCAGCCGCGGTGGTGGTGGTGGTTTTGATTGCGCTCTCTGTTGTGATTGGCACGAAGGCTCCGCTTGCTCAGTTTGAAGGAGGCCTTACGCGTGCAATTCAGCTGTTGCTTGTGTTGTGTGGAACGATCGTGAGCCTCCTCGCCCTTTGGCGTTGCAAGAGGCCTGGATTGAGGTTGGCTTTTTCTCTAATCACCTGGGCCGGAGTGTTGGGGCTTGGTGCCCAACCGGAGGTTTGGAGGCTTTCGGATAACCCCTTGACGCCTGGGTTTTGGCAGTCTCATTACTGGGCTGGCGTTGGGGTGACGGGCTTGATGTTGTTTTCTCTGGGAGCTCGCATCGAGATCCTGCGTGACATTCGCATCCGTCGTTTGCATGTCACAGCCAACGTGCTTGCGGCCTTGTTGTTTTTGACGCAAGGCCTCACAGGAGCCCGAGACCTTCTTGAGATTCCCCTCAGTTGGCAGAAATCCACGATCTATGCCTGTGACTTCAATGCCAAGACCTGTCCTTCACTGGATCCGAATGCACAGTCTTGA
- a CDS encoding alpha/beta hydrolase has protein sequence MDSAELKALFLQRVSLGGNELEAMSQAFSALYRSFQTDVVTRVRCSPVEDTLYTWIDPPSGRSNFVSLFFHGGGYTMGSTDDHLQLIASLVEDSGVSVLGVDYRLCPNNCFPAPLDDAEEAYRWLLAQGYRSEAIAVAGISAGATLVTQLLHRCQSKSLPMPSLALVMAGVMDFSYGRESVVFNASDDLVSLQRLQAISSHYLPDDGSFDARDVFCMQQDYNSFPRTLFQVGDREVLLSDAIACFSTLKTAGHDVALHVVPGMIHCGQLFSRDFLPGQRATAEAALFLREGFAAIHASSVSGMGESKKQKTGH, from the coding sequence ATGGACTCTGCAGAGTTGAAGGCACTGTTTTTACAACGTGTCAGCTTGGGGGGAAATGAGCTTGAGGCGATGTCGCAAGCTTTTTCTGCTCTCTATCGAAGCTTTCAGACGGATGTTGTAACGCGTGTTCGTTGTTCTCCTGTTGAGGACACGCTCTACACCTGGATTGATCCTCCCTCTGGCCGTAGCAACTTTGTAAGTTTGTTTTTCCATGGTGGGGGCTACACCATGGGGTCTACTGACGATCACTTGCAACTCATTGCCTCACTTGTGGAGGATTCTGGTGTCAGTGTTCTCGGAGTTGATTATCGTTTGTGCCCGAATAATTGTTTTCCTGCACCACTTGATGATGCAGAAGAGGCTTATCGCTGGTTGTTAGCGCAGGGCTATCGATCTGAGGCCATCGCTGTTGCGGGAATTTCCGCTGGCGCAACATTAGTGACGCAATTACTGCATCGTTGTCAGAGCAAGAGCTTGCCGATGCCTTCGCTGGCATTGGTGATGGCAGGGGTGATGGACTTTAGTTATGGAAGGGAGTCTGTTGTTTTTAATGCCAGCGATGATCTTGTGTCGTTGCAGCGACTCCAGGCCATCTCTTCCCATTATCTGCCAGATGATGGTTCGTTTGATGCCCGAGATGTTTTTTGCATGCAGCAGGATTACAACTCCTTTCCCCGTACATTGTTTCAGGTTGGTGATCGTGAAGTACTGCTCAGTGATGCCATCGCTTGTTTTTCAACTTTGAAAACAGCAGGACACGATGTGGCTTTGCACGTGGTGCCTGGAATGATTCATTGTGGGCAGCTATTTTCACGTGACTTTTTGCCTGGCCAACGCGCTACGGCTGAGGCAGCCCTCTTCCTACGCGAAGGATTCGCTGCCATTCATGCTTCCTCAGTGAGTGGCATGGGTGAGAGCAAGAAGCAGAAGACTGGTCATTGA
- a CDS encoding NifU family protein: MSTETMALTNENVEKVLDELRPFLMADGGNVEVVEIDGPVVKVRLQGACGSCPSSTMTLKMGIERKMRESIPEVSEVVQVL, translated from the coding sequence ATGAGCACCGAGACCATGGCCCTCACAAACGAGAACGTGGAAAAAGTGCTTGATGAACTACGACCCTTCTTAATGGCCGACGGTGGCAATGTAGAAGTTGTAGAAATCGATGGACCGGTCGTAAAAGTTCGCCTGCAGGGCGCTTGCGGAAGCTGCCCCAGCAGCACCATGACTTTAAAGATGGGGATTGAACGCAAGATGCGCGAATCGATTCCCGAGGTGAGCGAAGTCGTTCAGGTTCTATGA